ATGTACGGCGGACCCAGCCAGATCGACACCTTCGACTACAAGCCCGCCATGAAGGGGATGGACAACAGGACGGTCCAGGTCAAGACCTTCGGCCGCGCCGGCCACAGGCAGAGCGGGCGAATCGTGGAACCCCGCTGGAACTTCAAGCAGTACGGACAGTGCGGCAAGTGGGTTTCCGACCTGTTCCCCCACCTGGGCGCCTGCGTGGACGACATCGCCTTCCTCCACTCCATGACGGCCGACTCGCCCATCCACGGGTCGGCCATGCTGATGATGAACTCGGGGCGAATCCTCAGCGGCAGCCCCTGCCTGGGCTCCTGGATCAACTACGGCCTGGGCACTCCCAACGAGAATCTGCCGGGCTTCGTGGTCATGCTCGACCCGAGGGGCGGTCCCATCAGCGGAGCCAAGAACTGGAGCAGCGGCTACATGCCGGCCACCTATCAGGCCACGGTCATGCGTTCTCGCGGCAAACCCATTCTGGACCTGGCGCCTCCGGAGGGCGTCAGCCCCGAAATGCAGCGGGAAATGCTCGACAGCCTGGGCGCTTACAACCGGGAGCACTTCCGGGCCCGCGGGGACAACTCCGAACTGGCGGCGCGAATCGCCAGCTACGAGCTGGCCTTCAGGATGCAGCGCCACGCCCCCGAGGCGGTCGACCTCTCCCGGGAGGACCCTCGGACGCTGGCCCTTTACGGGATGGACCGCAAGGAGACGGAAGTATTCGGGAGGCAGTGCCTGCTGGCCAGGAGACTGGTGGAGCGGGGAGTCCGCTTCGTTCAGATCTATTCGGGGGGCAACCACGGGGACGCCAACTGGGACGCCCACGGAGACCTCAAGTCCAACCACGACCTGCATGCGATGGAAACCGACAAGCCCATCGCCGGCCTGCTGAAGGACCTGAAGCAGCGAGGCCTGTTGGAGGAGACCCTGGTGGTCTGGGGCGGTGAGTTCGGCCGCCAGCCCACCGCCGAATACGAAAAGGGCACCGGCCGCGACCA
The genomic region above belongs to Acidobacteriota bacterium and contains:
- a CDS encoding DUF1501 domain-containing protein, translated to METRKFRKRGGNFCGRTRREFLWQAGGGFTGVALAAALGDDGFLQRQTLAADGLTAFRNPLRSRPSHLPARAKSVIFLFMYGGPSQIDTFDYKPAMKGMDNRTVQVKTFGRAGHRQSGRIVEPRWNFKQYGQCGKWVSDLFPHLGACVDDIAFLHSMTADSPIHGSAMLMMNSGRILSGSPCLGSWINYGLGTPNENLPGFVVMLDPRGGPISGAKNWSSGYMPATYQATVMRSRGKPILDLAPPEGVSPEMQREMLDSLGAYNREHFRARGDNSELAARIASYELAFRMQRHAPEAVDLSREDPRTLALYGMDRKETEVFGRQCLLARRLVERGVRFVQIYSGGNHGDANWDAHGDLKSNHDLHAMETDKPIAGLLKDLKQRGLLEETLVVWGGEFGRQPTAEYEKGTGRDHNAYGFTVWLAGGGIKGGVSVGRTDELGSAAVEDPFHVRHLHATILHQMGMDPDRLTYFYSGLDQKLVGVEGAGPIRQII